In one window of Streptomyces sp. NBC_00193 DNA:
- the ligA gene encoding protocatechuate 4,5-dioxygenase subunit alpha, translating to MSLDKTYKLVPGTTVFDAEQSAKGYHLNQFCMSLMTAENRALYLADERAYLDSWPLREDQKQALLDRDLNAAVRAGGNIYFLAKWGATLGFSFQQMAGSMTGMTEEEYRAMMAGGGRSVEGNRIDHAVLEAAHADPAPPAEHAVVTGAVFTSHVPAIGAAMDHGKTDEPYWRPVFDGYAYSRQWERENLPDVIFLVYNDHASAFDLSLIPTFVLGTGAAFPTADEGYGPRPVPGVEGDPDLAAHIAHTLIRSDFDLTLANEMTVDHGLTVPLSLMFGDVEKWPCKVIPFHVNVVQYPVPSGARCFELGRALRRAIESYDRPLKVQVWGTGGMSHQLQGPRAGLINRAWDNAFLDRLITDPAGLAQVQHLEYVEEAGSEGIELVMWLIARGAMSDVDGAGRAEVKHRFYHVPASNTAVGHLILEDHPGAETPAVKE from the coding sequence ATGTCGCTGGACAAGACCTACAAACTGGTGCCGGGGACCACGGTCTTCGACGCCGAGCAGTCCGCCAAGGGCTACCACCTCAACCAGTTCTGCATGTCGCTCATGACGGCGGAGAACCGGGCCCTGTACCTCGCCGACGAACGCGCCTACCTGGACTCCTGGCCGCTGCGCGAGGACCAGAAGCAGGCCCTGCTCGACCGCGACCTCAACGCCGCCGTGCGCGCGGGCGGCAACATCTACTTCCTCGCCAAGTGGGGCGCGACCCTGGGCTTCTCGTTCCAGCAGATGGCCGGTTCGATGACGGGCATGACCGAGGAGGAGTACCGCGCCATGATGGCCGGCGGCGGCCGCTCCGTCGAGGGCAACCGCATCGACCACGCCGTCCTGGAGGCGGCGCACGCCGACCCGGCGCCCCCGGCCGAGCACGCCGTGGTCACCGGAGCGGTCTTCACCTCCCACGTCCCGGCGATCGGCGCCGCGATGGACCACGGCAAGACCGACGAGCCCTACTGGCGACCGGTCTTCGACGGGTACGCGTACTCCCGGCAGTGGGAGCGGGAGAACCTCCCCGACGTCATCTTCCTGGTCTACAACGACCACGCCTCCGCCTTCGACCTGTCCCTGATCCCGACCTTCGTGCTCGGGACGGGCGCCGCCTTCCCCACCGCCGACGAGGGGTACGGGCCGCGCCCCGTCCCCGGCGTAGAGGGCGACCCGGACCTGGCCGCGCACATCGCGCACACGCTCATCAGGAGCGACTTCGACCTCACGCTCGCCAACGAGATGACCGTCGACCACGGACTCACCGTCCCGCTGTCGCTGATGTTCGGCGACGTCGAGAAGTGGCCGTGCAAGGTGATCCCCTTCCACGTCAACGTGGTGCAGTACCCCGTCCCCTCCGGGGCCCGCTGCTTCGAGCTGGGCCGGGCGCTGCGCCGGGCGATCGAGTCGTACGACCGGCCCCTGAAGGTCCAGGTGTGGGGCACCGGAGGCATGAGCCACCAGCTCCAGGGGCCCCGCGCCGGCCTCATCAACCGCGCGTGGGACAACGCCTTCCTCGACCGTCTGATCACCGACCCGGCCGGCCTGGCGCAGGTCCAGCACCTCGAGTACGTCGAGGAGGCCGGTTCGGAAGGCATCGAGCTGGTCATGTGGCTCATAGCCCGGGGCGCGATGAGCGACGTGGACGGCGCCGGCCGGGCCGAGGTCAAGCACCGCTTCTACCACGTGCCGGCGTCCAACACCGCCGTCGGCCACCTGATCCTGGAAGACCACCCGGGGGCCGAGACGCCCGCCGTGAAGGAGTGA
- the ligK gene encoding 4-carboxy-4-hydroxy-2-oxoadipate aldolase/oxaloacetate decarboxylase yields MEHTEIGVVHTSITRADPEAVAALSAFGVATIHEAMGRVGLMRPYVRPVYPAARLCGTAVTVLLQPGDNWMLHVAAEQIREGDVVVAACTTESEDGFFGDLLATSFRSRGCAGLVIDGGVRDVADLEAMDFPVFSRAINAKGAVKATLGSVNVPVVCANALVRPGDVVVADRDGVVVVPRERAAEVAEASARREANEEGKRARFRAGELGLDMYAMRGPLAELGLRYQD; encoded by the coding sequence ATGGAACACACCGAGATCGGTGTCGTCCACACATCGATCACCCGCGCCGATCCCGAGGCCGTCGCCGCCCTGTCGGCCTTCGGTGTCGCGACGATCCACGAGGCCATGGGCCGGGTGGGGCTGATGCGTCCCTACGTGCGCCCCGTCTACCCCGCCGCCCGGCTGTGCGGTACGGCGGTGACCGTGCTGCTGCAGCCCGGTGACAACTGGATGCTCCACGTCGCCGCCGAGCAGATCCGGGAGGGCGACGTCGTGGTCGCGGCCTGTACGACCGAGAGCGAGGACGGCTTCTTCGGTGATCTGCTCGCCACCTCGTTCCGCTCCCGGGGGTGTGCGGGCCTGGTCATCGACGGCGGCGTGCGCGACGTGGCCGACCTGGAGGCGATGGACTTCCCGGTCTTCTCCCGGGCGATCAACGCCAAGGGCGCGGTCAAAGCCACGCTCGGCTCGGTCAACGTGCCGGTGGTCTGCGCCAACGCCCTGGTCAGGCCCGGGGACGTCGTCGTGGCGGACCGTGACGGTGTCGTGGTCGTGCCGCGCGAGCGGGCGGCCGAGGTCGCCGAGGCCTCGGCCCGGCGCGAGGCCAACGAGGAGGGCAAGCGCGCCCGGTTCCGTGCGGGCGAGCTCGGCCTGGACATGTACGCGATGCGCGGCCCGCTGGCCGAGCTCGGCCTGCGGTACCAGGACTGA
- a CDS encoding substrate-binding domain-containing protein encodes MEREISGLSSMATRPVLAELAEHIRRAEGLAVHFDSAGGVEIARRVREGAEADVLVLAEGALAGLAEEGYVLRDSLRPLWVSQVVAAVPDGTPVPALRSASDLRAALLSAQRIAYSTGPSGTALVDLITRLELADALGDRLVQAPPGVPAGSLLSSGRADLAFQQHSELMDLPGVVVAGPLPGEHAISSTFGGGVLTTSTQPGRAREVLDFLGSGPAWNTARARGMRAFGDR; translated from the coding sequence GTGGAACGAGAGATCTCAGGGCTGTCCTCGATGGCGACGCGGCCCGTGCTCGCCGAGCTGGCCGAACACATCCGGCGTGCCGAAGGGCTCGCCGTGCACTTCGATTCCGCGGGTGGCGTCGAGATCGCGCGGCGGGTGCGCGAGGGCGCCGAGGCCGACGTGCTCGTGCTCGCGGAGGGGGCGCTGGCCGGGCTGGCCGAGGAGGGGTACGTCCTCCGTGATTCGCTGCGCCCGCTGTGGGTCTCACAGGTCGTCGCCGCGGTGCCGGACGGCACACCGGTCCCGGCGCTGCGCTCCGCGTCCGACCTGCGGGCCGCGCTGCTGTCGGCGCAGAGGATCGCCTACTCGACCGGCCCCAGCGGCACGGCCCTCGTCGATCTGATCACCCGGCTGGAGCTCGCCGACGCACTGGGGGACCGGCTCGTCCAGGCGCCACCGGGCGTGCCCGCGGGCAGCCTGCTGTCGTCCGGCCGGGCGGACCTGGCCTTCCAGCAGCACAGCGAGCTGATGGACCTGCCGGGCGTCGTCGTGGCCGGCCCGCTGCCGGGCGAGCACGCGATCAGCTCGACGTTCGGCGGGGGAGTCCTCACCACCTCCACCCAGCCGGGCCGCGCCCGCGAAGTCCTCGACTTCCTGGGCTCCGGCCCGGCATGGAACACCGCCCGCGCCAGGGGCATGCGGGCCTTCGGGGACCGCTGA
- a CDS encoding Gfo/Idh/MocA family oxidoreductase, which produces MSDDRILRVALAGGGAFGAKHAAALRRIEGVEVAAVVSGSLDSARKFAEEQGVGRGVATLDEVLAMDDIDAVVLATPTPLHAEQTLACLEAGKHVQVEIPLATSLGDAEACLKAQRSSGLVGMVGHTRRFNPSHQWVRGRIGAGEFSLQQLDVQTYFFRRTNLNALGQPRSWTDHLLWHHAAHTVDLFAYQTGSPIVQANAVQGPIHPELGIAMDMSIQLRAENGALCTLSLSFNNEGPIGTFFRYIGDTGTYLARYDDLVTGKDEPIDVSGVDVSMDGIELQDREFVAAIREGREPNSSIAQVMACYRTLAALEQQLDASLRPVG; this is translated from the coding sequence ATGTCTGACGACCGAATCCTGAGGGTCGCCCTCGCCGGAGGCGGCGCCTTCGGGGCCAAGCACGCCGCCGCGCTCCGGCGGATCGAGGGCGTCGAGGTGGCCGCCGTGGTGAGCGGATCCCTCGACAGTGCGCGGAAGTTCGCCGAGGAGCAGGGCGTCGGCCGCGGCGTCGCCACCCTCGACGAGGTGCTGGCCATGGACGACATCGACGCCGTCGTCCTCGCCACGCCCACTCCGCTGCACGCCGAGCAGACGCTGGCCTGTCTGGAGGCGGGCAAGCACGTCCAGGTCGAGATCCCGCTGGCAACCTCCCTGGGTGATGCCGAGGCCTGCCTGAAGGCCCAGCGCAGCAGCGGGCTGGTCGGGATGGTCGGGCACACCCGGCGCTTCAACCCCAGCCACCAGTGGGTGCGGGGGCGGATCGGGGCCGGTGAGTTCTCGCTCCAGCAACTGGACGTGCAGACGTACTTCTTCCGCCGCACGAACCTCAACGCCCTGGGGCAGCCGCGGTCCTGGACCGACCACCTGCTGTGGCACCACGCCGCGCACACCGTCGACCTCTTCGCCTACCAGACCGGTTCGCCGATCGTGCAGGCCAACGCCGTTCAGGGCCCGATCCACCCCGAGCTCGGCATCGCGATGGACATGTCCATCCAGCTGCGTGCGGAGAACGGCGCCCTCTGCACCCTGTCGCTGTCGTTCAACAACGAAGGGCCGATCGGCACCTTCTTCCGCTACATCGGCGACACCGGCACCTACCTCGCCCGGTACGACGACCTCGTCACGGGCAAGGACGAGCCGATCGACGTCAGCGGCGTGGACGTGTCGATGGACGGCATCGAGCTCCAGGACCGCGAGTTCGTCGCCGCCATCCGCGAGGGGCGCGAGCCCAACTCCTCCATCGCCCAGGTGATGGCCTGCTACCGCACGCTGGCCGCTCTGGAGCAGCAACTCGACGCCTCCTTGCGCCCGGTGGGCTGA
- a CDS encoding amidohydrolase family protein: protein MTTYAKTPGWLDWYADPSRPGFRVPDGAVDAHCHVFGPGAQFPYAPERKYTPCDASKDQLRALHDRLGFTRTVVVQATCHGADNSALLDALEASGGLARGVATVRPGVSDAELRRLHEAGVRGVRFNFVKRLVDAAPRQDLMDVARRIAPYGWHVVVYFEAADLADLRAFLLSIPVPLVVDHMGRPDVTEDPYGPEFEAFLDFLRARPDIWCKVTCPERLTVSGPPALDGERHAYRDVVPFARRVVEEFPDRVLWGTDWPHPNLTGHMPDDGLLVDFIPHIAPTPALQRGLLVDNPMRLYWPDAD, encoded by the coding sequence ATGACGACCTACGCGAAGACCCCCGGCTGGCTGGACTGGTACGCCGACCCGAGCCGGCCGGGGTTCCGGGTGCCCGACGGCGCCGTCGACGCGCACTGCCACGTCTTCGGACCGGGGGCGCAGTTCCCGTACGCCCCCGAGAGGAAGTACACCCCCTGCGACGCGTCCAAGGACCAACTGCGCGCACTGCACGACCGGTTGGGCTTCACCCGCACCGTGGTCGTGCAGGCGACCTGTCACGGCGCCGACAACAGCGCCCTGCTCGACGCCCTGGAGGCGTCGGGAGGCCTGGCCCGGGGCGTGGCGACCGTACGGCCGGGGGTCTCGGACGCCGAGCTGCGGAGGCTGCACGAGGCGGGCGTCCGTGGCGTGCGGTTCAACTTCGTCAAGCGGCTCGTCGACGCGGCGCCCCGCCAGGACCTGATGGACGTCGCCCGGCGGATCGCCCCGTACGGCTGGCACGTCGTCGTCTACTTCGAGGCGGCCGACCTCGCCGACCTGCGCGCGTTCCTGTTGTCGATCCCGGTGCCGCTGGTCGTCGACCACATGGGCCGCCCCGATGTCACCGAAGACCCGTACGGCCCGGAGTTCGAGGCCTTCCTCGACTTCCTGCGGGCCCGGCCCGACATCTGGTGCAAGGTGACCTGCCCCGAACGGCTCACCGTGAGCGGCCCGCCCGCCCTCGACGGGGAGCGGCACGCCTACCGCGACGTGGTCCCCTTCGCCCGGCGCGTGGTCGAGGAGTTCCCCGACCGGGTGCTGTGGGGCACCGACTGGCCGCACCCGAACCTCACCGGCCACATGCCGGACGACGGCCTGCTCGTCGACTTCATCCCGCACATCGCGCCCACCCCGGCCCTGCAGCGGGGGCTCCTCGTCGACAACCCCATGCGCCTGTACTGGCCGGACGCCGACTGA
- a CDS encoding 4-hydroxybenzoate 3-monooxygenase, producing the protein MADTPVDTVVSVPVAVVGAGPAGLMLAHLLGRAGVEAIAVDTRTRHEIETTQRAGILEAGAARDLVETGVSDRILREGHEHEGIELRFGGRPHRIHFKELVGASAWLYPQTDVFVDLADARARDGGTVHFGVKDTEVLAITTDTPRVRYTAPDGSRHEIRARYVVGADGSRSMCRDLVPEERRVRYGKEYPFAWFGILAEAPRSAPELVYAHSEHGFALISQRTESVQRMYFQCDPGASPDDWPDDRIWETLQARVAGRDGFRLHEGPVLEKTVLRFRSFVQEPMRWGSMALAGDAAHTVPPTGARGLNLALHDVKVLADVLLKALGGAGGAALDDYQPRALQRIWRAQNFSSWMTRLLHTTAGATPFDLRLQLGELDNVVGTRAGRTYLAEQYTGWPAGCSG; encoded by the coding sequence ATGGCCGACACCCCCGTCGACACCGTTGTCTCGGTACCCGTCGCCGTCGTCGGGGCCGGTCCCGCCGGCCTCATGCTGGCGCACCTGCTCGGACGGGCGGGAGTCGAGGCGATCGCCGTCGACACCCGCACCCGCCACGAGATCGAGACGACACAGCGGGCGGGCATCCTCGAGGCCGGTGCGGCCCGCGACCTCGTCGAGACCGGGGTCAGCGACCGGATCCTGCGCGAGGGCCACGAGCACGAGGGCATCGAGCTCCGCTTCGGCGGCCGGCCGCACCGCATCCACTTCAAGGAGCTGGTGGGCGCCTCGGCGTGGCTCTACCCGCAGACCGACGTGTTCGTCGATCTGGCCGACGCCCGGGCCCGCGACGGCGGCACGGTCCACTTCGGCGTCAAGGACACCGAGGTTCTCGCCATCACGACCGACACTCCCCGCGTCCGCTACACGGCGCCCGACGGGTCCCGCCACGAGATCCGGGCCCGGTACGTGGTCGGGGCCGACGGCTCGCGCAGCATGTGCCGCGATCTGGTGCCCGAGGAGCGGCGGGTGCGCTACGGCAAGGAGTATCCCTTCGCGTGGTTCGGGATCCTGGCCGAGGCGCCGAGGAGCGCGCCCGAGCTGGTCTACGCCCACTCCGAGCACGGCTTCGCGCTCATCAGCCAGCGCACCGAGAGCGTGCAGCGGATGTACTTCCAGTGCGATCCCGGCGCCTCCCCCGACGACTGGCCGGACGACCGCATCTGGGAGACGCTCCAGGCCCGCGTGGCCGGCCGGGACGGCTTCCGCCTCCATGAGGGGCCGGTCCTGGAGAAGACGGTGCTGCGGTTCCGTTCGTTCGTCCAGGAGCCGATGCGCTGGGGGTCCATGGCCCTGGCGGGCGACGCCGCGCACACCGTGCCGCCGACCGGTGCCCGCGGGCTCAACCTCGCGCTGCACGACGTGAAGGTGCTCGCCGACGTCCTGCTGAAGGCGCTCGGCGGCGCCGGCGGGGCCGCGCTGGACGACTACCAGCCGCGGGCCCTCCAGCGGATCTGGCGGGCGCAGAACTTCTCCTCCTGGATGACCCGGCTGCTGCACACGACGGCCGGAGCAACGCCGTTCGACCTGCGACTCCAGCTCGGCGAGCTCGACAACGTGGTGGGCACCCGCGCCGGGCGCACCTACCTCGCCGAGCAGTACACGGGCTGGCCGGCCGGCTGCTCGGGCTGA
- a CDS encoding IclR family transcriptional regulator: protein MSTTRNTAAGKVLLVLSAFDREHPSQTLSEIAQRTGLALSTTHRVVAELAAWGALERVEDGTWHVGLRLWEIASGCPRTQILRDTALPFMQDLYEATHENVQLAVREGLELVFVERIAGHRSVQLLTMVGSRFPIGSTGMGRVLLAHAPREVQEEVLESPLRAWTPHTVTDPKTLRAQLDVIRREQVFVSDRQLSEDTVAVAAPVRIGRNGPVSAALGIVVAARSANRARGLREPLLRAAYGISDELGRRARTAD, encoded by the coding sequence GTGAGCACAACCCGGAACACCGCGGCCGGAAAGGTCCTTCTGGTCCTGTCGGCCTTCGACCGCGAACACCCGTCGCAGACCCTGTCGGAGATCGCCCAGCGGACCGGGCTGGCCCTCAGCACCACCCACCGCGTGGTGGCGGAGCTCGCGGCGTGGGGGGCTCTGGAGCGGGTCGAGGACGGGACGTGGCACGTCGGTTTGAGGCTCTGGGAGATCGCCTCCGGCTGTCCGCGCACCCAGATCCTGCGGGACACCGCCCTGCCGTTCATGCAGGACCTCTACGAGGCGACGCACGAGAACGTGCAGCTCGCGGTGCGCGAGGGCCTGGAGCTCGTGTTCGTGGAGCGGATCGCCGGGCACCGGTCGGTGCAGCTGCTGACGATGGTCGGGAGCCGGTTCCCCATCGGTTCCACCGGAATGGGCCGGGTGCTGTTGGCGCACGCGCCGCGGGAGGTCCAGGAGGAGGTCCTGGAGTCGCCGTTGCGGGCCTGGACCCCGCACACCGTCACGGACCCCAAGACGCTCCGCGCCCAGCTGGACGTCATCCGCCGCGAGCAGGTCTTCGTCAGCGACCGGCAGCTCTCCGAGGACACGGTCGCGGTGGCCGCGCCCGTGCGGATCGGCCGGAACGGGCCCGTCAGCGCCGCCTTGGGGATCGTCGTGGCGGCGCGTAGTGCGAACCGTGCGCGGGGACTTCGGGAGCCGCTGCTCAGGGCCGCGTACGGCATCTCCGACGAGCTCGGCCGACGGGCGCGCACGGCGGACTGA
- a CDS encoding amidohydrolase family protein, with the protein MIIDCHGHFTTAPPQLAGWRDRQVAAVGAPRDAPHPDDLVITDDDLRHAIEDNQLRLMDARGCDLTVFSPRASFMAHHIGDFAVSSTWARICNDLVHRVAALYPTRFAMGAMLPQSPGVDPATCLPELRRAVEELGAVTVNLNPDPSGGRWTAPPLTDRSWYPLYEAMAEYDIPAMIHVSTSCNPAFHTTGAHYLNADTTAFMQLVQGDLFADFPTLRFVIPHGGGAVPYHWGRFRGLAMALGRPDPETLLDNVFFDTCVYHQPGIDLLTRVVPSRSVLFASEMIGAVRDIDPRTGHHFDDTKRYVEATPHLSDEERTAVYSGNALRVYPRLAARLAAAGH; encoded by the coding sequence ATGATCATCGACTGCCACGGACACTTCACCACCGCACCGCCGCAGCTCGCCGGGTGGCGCGACCGCCAGGTCGCGGCGGTCGGAGCGCCCCGGGACGCGCCCCACCCCGACGACCTGGTCATCACCGACGACGACCTGCGCCACGCGATCGAGGACAACCAGCTACGGCTCATGGACGCACGCGGCTGCGACCTGACGGTCTTCTCCCCCCGGGCCAGCTTCATGGCCCACCACATCGGCGACTTCGCCGTCTCCTCGACGTGGGCGCGGATCTGCAACGACCTGGTCCACCGCGTCGCCGCGCTCTACCCCACCCGCTTCGCGATGGGCGCGATGCTGCCGCAGTCGCCCGGCGTCGATCCGGCGACCTGCCTGCCCGAGCTGCGCCGCGCGGTAGAGGAGCTCGGCGCGGTGACGGTCAACCTCAACCCCGACCCGTCGGGCGGCAGGTGGACCGCGCCGCCCCTGACCGACCGCAGCTGGTACCCGCTCTACGAGGCCATGGCCGAGTACGACATACCGGCCATGATCCACGTCAGCACCTCGTGCAACCCGGCCTTCCACACCACCGGCGCCCACTACCTCAACGCCGACACCACGGCGTTCATGCAGCTGGTCCAGGGCGACCTGTTCGCCGACTTCCCCACCCTGCGGTTCGTGATCCCGCACGGCGGGGGTGCGGTGCCCTACCACTGGGGCCGCTTCCGCGGTCTGGCGATGGCGCTGGGCAGGCCGGATCCCGAGACGCTGCTGGACAACGTCTTCTTCGACACCTGCGTCTACCACCAGCCCGGCATCGACCTGCTCACCCGGGTGGTGCCCAGCCGTTCCGTCCTGTTCGCCAGCGAGATGATCGGCGCCGTCCGCGACATCGACCCGCGCACCGGCCACCACTTCGACGACACGAAACGGTACGTCGAGGCCACCCCGCACCTCTCCGACGAGGAACGCACCGCTGTCTACAGCGGCAACGCCCTTCGCGTCTACCCCCGACTCGCCGCCCGCCTCGCCGCGGCCGGCCACTGA